The following nucleotide sequence is from Takifugu flavidus isolate HTHZ2018 chromosome 4, ASM371156v2, whole genome shotgun sequence.
TATCTAATGGCTGTCGGGTGTCGGGTGAAGCCATCAGCTTCTGAGTGCACGCCTGCATCACTCTGCCTGTTGCACTGATGCACTGGCAGACACTCAGATGTCAGGTCCACGTAAAgagtcaaaaacaaacaaggaaacTGTGTAGTTAAAGTCCTAGCATCACATATAGGACCATGCTAAAGTATTCAATAATTAAAGGGGTTTTCTTCGGGTGAGCTCGTCTTGCAGGGATGGACTCAGTCTgagtcactgctgctgctgctcgagtactgtggaggaagcagaggagaatTTCCAATGTGTAGACAAATAGTCAACAACTCTTCATGTAGCAtaggtttttatttaaataaaaaagtccTACCTTGCCGTACATGTGATGCATGTACTTGTGACCCTTATGTgctttcttcatcttcttcctaaGCTTTTTGTTGACTTTGTATCCGACCAGCCCCATTCCCATTGTCATCAGTCCTCCCGTTAATGCTCCAGAGGCAGGATTAACCATAGAGTGATGATGACCTTTATGGTGGTGACCCCATTTTGGAGAGTGATGGTATGGACCAGGATAAACGCCTGGAGGAGGGGCTCTAGGATATCCACATGGAGCCCCCGGATAAGGATGATGTGGCAGAGCATTGTAAGGCAGTGGTCCTGGACAGACACCATTTCCCATGGCTGGTGGTTTCATACCAGGTGGGTATTGCACCGTATAGGGTGGATATGCTGGGTACataggtggaggtggaggtggagcagggTAGGATGCATAGGGAGGTGCAAGGCTGTACCCAGGGGGGTAGGCAGGGTTTATTGGGTtcattggtggtggtggtggaggacctGAAGCAAAAAGAGGTACAAATGAACACTCCAAGACTTGGAGCactgtactatactatactatactatactatactatactatactatactatactatactcaATGCAAAggtgtatactgtatatatgtgtatatatgtgtaatATCTTACCTTGATTTGGCCACATTTCTTTCTTCAAGCAAGAATCCAGAACACAGAACATGTATACAGAACAtgaaaaatatgcaaatttaTTATAATTGGAAATGTTAAATAATATTACTGTTGCTCTTAAATATTATTTAACCTTATTTTCTATAAATATATAGCACACAGTTCTTTTTATTTGATCTGGACTTACATATATTTGAATTTATGTACACACATCCATaagctatgtgtgtgtgtgtgtggtgtgtgtgtgtatatattcgGTATATTCAACACGATGTCTGACATCGTTAAATAGTGAAGTTAATAAGTTAATTCTGTATAACAGCTTCGAACGTCATAAGTCTAGACGTTTAGACACTCACCTGGTCGCTGCTTTGGTGAAGTTTGACAGGAATTCTGagcttcctccttctcttccgcACTTCGCtgcgaggccacgcccacagtTACGCATGTGGGCGCATATTGGCGAAAGAAAATCCAGTTTATCCTGAAGGAAATGTTGGTCTTAGTCACCCTTAAACCTACTCCCTCTATTGTGAAACACATGACT
It contains:
- the LOC130524621 gene encoding proline-rich protein 13-like isoform X1, with translation MFCVLDSCLKKEMWPNQGPPPPPPMNPINPAYPPGYSLAPPYASYPAPPPPPPMYPAYPPYTVQYPPGMKPPAMGNGVCPGPLPYNALPHHPYPGAPCGYPRAPPPGVYPGPYHHSPKWGHHHKGHHHSMVNPASGALTGGLMTMGMGLVGYKVNKKLRKKMKKAHKGHKYMHHMYGKYSSSSSSDSD
- the LOC130524621 gene encoding proline-rich protein 13-like isoform X2, producing the protein MWPNQGPPPPPPMNPINPAYPPGYSLAPPYASYPAPPPPPPMYPAYPPYTVQYPPGMKPPAMGNGVCPGPLPYNALPHHPYPGAPCGYPRAPPPGVYPGPYHHSPKWGHHHKGHHHSMVNPASGALTGGLMTMGMGLVGYKVNKKLRKKMKKAHKGHKYMHHMYGKYSSSSSSDSD